The genomic DNA GAATGTTTCTGTTACACCACCGACATCCGTAAAAGCAACAATTGGCACTAGTACAAGCGCAATAAACATAATACACCCTTGCACAAAGTCCGTCCAACTTACGGCTAGAAAACCACCAAATAGTGTATACGCAACAACGACACCCACTGTTACAAATAAACCAATTTTATAATCAAGGTTAAAAGAATTTTCAAACAAACGTCCACCTGAAACTAAACCAGCCGACGCATAAAATGTGAAAAATACTAAAATGACGATAGCGGAGACAAAACGAAGTATTTTCGTACGATCTTTAAACCGATTTTCTAAAAAGTCTGGAATCGTAATTGAATCATTTGCCACTTCTGTATACGTTCGTAAACGCGGGGCAATGATTAAATAGTTTGCATAAGCACCTATTAATAAACCTATCGCAATCCATACACTTGATAATCCTGTTGCATACATCGCACCAGGTAATCCCATTAGCATCCAACCACTCATGTCAGAAGCACCAGCTGATAAAGCTGTAACTGCTGGACCGAGTCCTCTTCCGCCTAACATATAATCTGATAAATCGGATGTCTTCTTATAAGACCAATATCCGATATACAACATACCTGCCATATAAATAGCAAGCGAAACCATAATTTCAATCTTCACCAAATCTCTCCCTTAGCCCATAAGCCATTCAAAATTTCGAAAAATGACTTTTTCTATTTTCTTGTATTCGCTTATGGTTCCCTACCTTAACAAACATTTTTTGTTCTTTCAAGTGAACGAGCACTTTTCATTACATGTGAAAACCTTTATAAACGCCTTTATCCCAGTGGATTACAATGATTTTTCAAGAAATTTAAGTAAAAATATTCAGAAAATTAAACAATGTTTTTTCACACCTTATTTTCATTCGTTTACCCGATAAATTTTAAAAGAAAAAGCCATACAAATGTATGACTTTTAGCTTATTGACATCTCAATTTTCTCTTTCTCTACATATACTTTACGAAATTTCATATAGCATCCAATACGCCAAGGTACTATATAACAAACCGCAAGAGTGTAGAAAAGAATGCCAATTGACTTTGGATCTAAACCTTGTAAATGTCTTCTAAAATAAGCACGTAAAAGAACGATAACTAAAAATGTAGCAATAAAAGCGATACTTTTTTTCGCATAAATTTGGCCATCTTCTCTAACTTCATACCCACTTAAAATAATAAGTGGAATTGACAATAACAGACCGATCCCAGCAGCTATACCAATTTGCCAACCAACAAGTTGTATCGGTGCAGCATATAAAGAAAAACCTGGTAATAAGAAGAATAATGGCAATAGTAATCGTCTTCCTTTATTTTTAATTGGTCGATTCATAGAACGCATGCGTCTAAATATAACGAGCCCTATGACGAGTAAAAAAATTGTAATACTGTACGAACCTTGCTGCAAGTGAATCTCTCCCTAAAAATAGTCATTTTTAAAAACACTTCCCTATTATACTCCTAATTTTTCCAAACAATATGATTATTCCTCTGAAAAATCTTACATATCAAATATACTTTTAGATTTGATTTACTATAGGAAACAATTCCGAAAGAGGAACTACTCTCCCCATCTCGTCTTTAAACACAATATGCTCTCTAGTTAAATGGCGCGGGCTCTTCACTCCCGCTGCCGCTGCTAATGAAAATAAACTATATCTCATACTAATAATATAATTCATGACTCGCCACTTCTTCTCATACGGATCTAACGCTTTTTGATAATGCGGATTCGTCGTGGCTACACCAGATGGACATTGGCCAGAATTACATTGAAGGGCCATAATACAGCCGCTTGCCATCATAAATCCGCGGGCTGAACTTACAGCA from Bacillus cereus G9842 includes the following:
- a CDS encoding cytochrome c biogenesis protein CcdC; the encoded protein is MQQGSYSITIFLLVIGLVIFRRMRSMNRPIKNKGRRLLLPLFFLLPGFSLYAAPIQLVGWQIGIAAGIGLLLSIPLIILSGYEVREDGQIYAKKSIAFIATFLVIVLLRAYFRRHLQGLDPKSIGILFYTLAVCYIVPWRIGCYMKFRKVYVEKEKIEMSIS